From the genome of Pseudanabaena sp. FACHB-2040, one region includes:
- a CDS encoding DUF3037 domain-containing protein has protein sequence MHDHFTYDYAIIRVVPRVEREEFINVGVIVSCASRKFLEAQIELDQQRLTALAPTLDVETVQGYLDAISIICAGGEQAGPIGQLPQRERFHWIVAPRSTIIQTSRVHTGLCKNLSTVIEHLLKTMVRPAPAASLSKS, from the coding sequence GTGCACGATCACTTCACCTATGATTACGCCATCATTCGTGTGGTTCCCAGAGTTGAGCGAGAAGAGTTTATCAATGTAGGGGTGATCGTGTCGTGCGCGAGTCGTAAATTTCTCGAAGCGCAGATTGAACTCGATCAGCAACGACTCACCGCCCTGGCCCCCACCCTAGATGTGGAAACCGTTCAGGGCTACTTAGATGCCATCTCCATTATTTGCGCGGGGGGAGAGCAGGCTGGCCCAATTGGCCAACTGCCGCAAAGAGAACGGTTCCATTGGATTGTTGCCCCCCGCAGCACCATCATTCAGACATCGCGGGTTCACACAGGTTTGTGCAAGAATCTATCGACCGTGATCGAACACTTGCTTAAAACAATGGTGCGTCCGGCACCAGCAGCCTCTCTCAGCAAGAGCTAG
- a CDS encoding HipA family kinase: MRTVVATRYVTPLREGGSLPAIVEADDDGMYVLKFRGAGQGAKSLIAELVAGEIARAVGLLVPEIVFVEVNAELARTEPDPEIQDLIRASVGLNLALDYLPSSITFDPVAQQPDAELSSAIVWFDAYVTNIDRTARNTNMLMWHRRLWLIDHGVALSFHHTWNNYLERSHAPFPGIKDHVLLCFASQLAAADAKMTAQLTAEIITHIVNQIPETWLVEGSPFTEIQQHREAYIEYLLRRLESPRGFLEEAIRARSLHL; this comes from the coding sequence TTGCGAACAGTTGTTGCAACAAGATACGTTACGCCCTTGCGCGAGGGTGGGTCACTTCCAGCGATTGTGGAAGCTGATGATGATGGCATGTATGTGCTGAAGTTTCGCGGTGCCGGTCAGGGGGCCAAATCCCTCATTGCCGAACTCGTTGCCGGGGAAATCGCGCGGGCTGTCGGGCTGCTGGTGCCCGAAATTGTCTTTGTAGAGGTCAATGCCGAATTGGCCCGCACAGAGCCTGATCCTGAAATTCAAGATTTAATCCGGGCCAGTGTGGGGCTTAACCTTGCCCTCGACTACCTCCCTAGCTCCATCACCTTCGACCCCGTGGCCCAGCAGCCCGATGCTGAGCTGTCTTCGGCAATTGTCTGGTTCGATGCCTACGTCACCAACATCGACCGCACAGCCCGCAACACCAACATGCTGATGTGGCACCGCAGGCTTTGGCTGATTGACCACGGCGTGGCCCTCAGTTTTCACCACACTTGGAACAACTACCTAGAGCGCAGCCACGCCCCCTTCCCTGGCATCAAAGACCACGTTTTGCTGTGCTTTGCCAGCCAGCTTGCAGCGGCAGATGCCAAAATGACAGCGCAACTCACGGCAGAGATCATTACCCACATCGTTAATCAAATTCCCGAGACCTGGCTGGTAGAAGGCTCTCCCTTTACCGAAATCCAGCAGCATCGCGAGGCTTACATCGAGTACCTGTTGAGACGACTAGAGTCGCCCCGTGGTTTTTTAGAGGAGGCAATTCGTGCACGATCACTTCACCTATGA